The Nymphaea colorata isolate Beijing-Zhang1983 chromosome 11, ASM883128v2, whole genome shotgun sequence genome includes the window TCCCTGCTTCTGTTGTGAAAATGGTGTGGGCACTACtgtcatttcttttaattatttatttgttgtgTCTAAGATATTGATTTCTGTGTTTTGAGTGGCTATTTATTTTGCATCTGTTTTTGAGGCTTAAGGGCAAGAAGGCTGGTGGTTTGTGTAGATCAAGTCAAGGCCCATAAAAATGACAGTCTTTTTTCTCTATGATGTGCAAAAAAGCAGAATAATATGTTATAATGATGAAAACTCAGATGGCCATCATTTAACTATTTGACTACTTTCTTCTCAGTCATTTTGTGCCGACCAGAGTATTGATTATTGAAATGGCTTGGTggtagaaaatgaaaggaaaggttgGTCGTAAAtttggagagaaaatgttaaaattttttgtctttgttttttcagtttgtttttgtctggcctttttttctttaaccaAAAGCCTGGACAAGGATGATTTCAGGTTAAAATATCTTTCTTCTGCTCTTTTGTTTCTgactctttttgtttttaactcCAGTCAGGTAACATCCACATAGGGACTGTGGTCGTCCGTGTCAAACAGACTACTCTCATTGTCAGCCTATTCCATAGGCAGGTGGATTTAGATAAATGAGTGTGATGCACCTTTTTAAAAAGTGGgtgttcctttttctgttttatatAATCTAGTCATTTTGGACAACCCTACTGAGCCATTTTCATGGCAGCAACATCGCCccatatttatttatatatttcaagACCTTATatgtaggaaaaaaaatgttcacaGTTTGAATTTCCTCCACACGATCAAGTTGAACAcaaatattgaaaaaagaagataTGCGTAAGGGCTTGAAGTTTCCCAATTAATCTTTTGCAAACCTGGTCTGTCTCAGACATGGTTTGCCCCTTGACATCTAGGCAACTCGGTGATAGTGCCTTTAATGGTGAAGAGGGATAATGTAAATGTCTGCATCCTCATTAACTTGCTCTGATTCTTGGCTGTATAATATGTCTGGACTGTTGGGATGTTGCTTTTACATCTGAAAGTGGAGGTCTCTGCAATGTTTAACAGGTTGATGATCGTTTGCTGAAGGCTACCGCATTTGAGCATGGTGATGATGTAGAAAGTGCTGTGGATTTTATTGTTAACGAGGTACTTCCATATATAGCTCCAGACACAGATGCTGCAGATTCTCAAGGGTCCTCAACTATTTCCACTGGACGTAAGTGTGCATACTGCATTGCGCTCTTAGGAAAGAGTCGGCCacaatccatttttctttgatggtgtttctgtttttctctctgaTGCTTTATATGTGTGGCGTTTTCATGCTTAGCCGATAATTTGGTGTgttcattaatatatatatatatatatatatatatatatattcattttactGTCTTCATTTGTATATCCTTACTCTCAGCATTTGGTGGCTAACAAGTCATTGCCCTTATTAATGTAGTGTCATCCCTGGGTCTCAGTTTCTCTTCTTCAGAGGACCAAAGTTCTAAATTGAGACTTGAGTCACTTGAGGATTTTCCCAATTTAGCTACTGGTGCAACATCCACTCACAATCCTACTGATGTAAGCAACGGCTTGTCTTTGCATACTGGATTTGTAGCATTTGAACATTGTGCTGAAAATGATGCTGCTTCTGAGTGTGTCAAGGCATCAACTTTGGGAGAAGGTATGTTTAGTAATCTGGCTTGCCGCCACTACATGAATATGTTCAAGGGCATTTGGTTACTGACTGCTAAGTTTTGTGATACAGAAACCAAGCCTGATTCTGTTCAGAATGTTGAGGGTGTGTTTCATGAGGAGAGATTTGGTCCATCGGAGTCTCCCATGTTTAACTCTAGCTCCAgggttttgaaaaatgaagagtCTTGTGAGCAATCTGATAATCCTGATGGTATGACTGATGATTGGATGCCCATCAGAGAGACAGATGCAGCTGGTCATGTCAATGAAATTCTTAATATTGATTTTCTAGAAGACTTAATTAACGAGGCTAAAAAGAATAAGGTATAGCTGTTGCATTTCATTGTTTTACATAATTggtaatatttttaaatgtttgtgAATGATTTTGAGGTAGAGACTATTGACTTACTTTAAGGCATGGAACATTTTAGCAAGTAATGTCATGCTTCTGAGTCTTTTCTTGTTCGACTCCTTTGTTTTCTCTCCTTATCTTTTCAAGTAAGTTATTTTCTTCATACATTTTAAAAAGGAAGTTGCTGTTTTAAGCTTCATTTCTCCTTAAAATACTGAGATGGACCCTTTCTTATGTTTACTAGAGCCATATGTCagtttctcttcctttttttcccttttggatgGTGATTCACTTATTGCTATACACAATGCTGCATAAGTACTGAAAGTAATGGTGCATCCCAAGACCTGATTCAAAAATGTGACCTATCTGCATCAGTGTAATTCACTTATATCATTGTATCTTATAATGCAATAGAAGCTACATCTTATGACAGTAAACGTATgcactatttatttatttattttttatagagAAAGATGTCCAGTGCGAATTACTATAAAAAGTATGCTCACAAAGATTGGTAATGTTTTGAAAACATCATGAGCATTGAACCAAGCATTTTTAATGTGAAAATCTCACAATATTTATaaatattgccaaaaaattAATCGCAATAATATTGTcacaatttatgaaaaaaacttttttaattttcttttagtctATGCTGTCCATGTTCTGTTCATCTTAAAGTTTTATATCTCTTTTGGATTTTTACGAATATGCTTGTAAGAGAATTAGtagaacttttattttttagtttgtcaTTGCAGAGAGTTATTGTACAGCAATAATTCAAGATTCTAAGATGTGAAAccttatgaaaataaaattgatgATTCATATAAACCACTTATAAATATAATGCACCCAGAATAAATCTAATGAATGTTGCTGTGCAGAGAGGACTAGCTATCAAGCCTTTTTGATGGATTACAGTCATACAATTCATAAACCAAAATCATCAGATGGGTGGGAAGATTGGGTTTGATAAATGACCATCACATTGTGCTTTCCACTTGAAAATGTCATAGAGAGGGAACCTTTATCCTGTCCTAGGTTATGTCACCTTCCTTGAAAAATGGATCTTTGGATTGAAGGTCATACATTGGTGAATTACCTTACTAATGTTACACTTTTTAACAGCAAACTCTACCATGTTCCATTTGTCGCCTTTTTGTAGCAACAGAATGGAACTTGAGTACCAAGAAGTTGACCATTTTAGTAAAAATAGTTGTCACTTCCTGGAAAGTCTCTAGTGTTGAATCTGTGGCCACTGTTCCACTATGCAGTGCCATGTGGACTGTGTACGTGTTGCCATAACCTTGTCAAAAATATGAGTGGTAGCAAGCTATTGATAGCATGAAGAGTGGTCTGAAGAATATTTTCATAAGATAGTCCTGTCCCTGAAATAGGCATTTGTCAGTATTTGCAGATCTGTTGCTTAGTGCAAAATAAGTCAGAGATTCAAAATGGATCTTATGAGATGGAAAAAATATTGGAGCTTACTTGTAGTATCAATGTGTGAGGGAAATAAAGTagtggaggagaagaaagtTGGTGCTAGGCCTAGAAGAGGACAAGTATATGCGATAGGTTATGGAACACTGGGGAGTTTATGCAGGGAGACATGGTCAACAAGGGTGGTACAGAGGAAAACCATGTTTCACAttaaggaggaggaaggagcCAGTTAAATTTTAAGTTGACTTGGCTTGGTTTCCTAATTCAGAGATTCCATGCAGTAGAAAACTCCCTTCACCAGGAGTTTGGTTTTCTACTGCACATACGAGTGGGATTGCAAATCTGCAGCTGGTCATTATATGGTCAACCTTCGTTGACACTCAAGAATAAGTTATCCTCCAGTTTACGCCATAGCAAATTTCTTGAAGCTCTGACGTTATCTGTTGTAGACTTGTAGTTGAGAATGAGAATGTATATAGAGTAAATCAGTGCATAAATCATTGCTTCACTCTACTCATATGGTTTTTGGTTCATTCCTTATATTCATATGTTACTTCTGGTTATTCATTGAACTGTAGCCATAATTATGGATTAGCATGATATCTTATTAGTTATAATGCAGTTATGTAACTGAAATGTTCCTATGTCCGTATCCTCATCATCTTGATGTTAAATTTTTCATCAACTGTGTCCTCTAagtatttcatttcatttatgcCTTCCTTTCCTTCCTAATTAGATCTCTAGTTTGAAAGCTTGAAATTCTAGCATCGCTTCCAATTCAAGCCTATGCATATGCAGGCCATCTTACTTAAAGCACTGGAATCGGTTGCTTTGTTGATGAAAGAGGTAGATATACGTGAGAAGGAAGCAGAAGATGCCAAAGAGGCAGCATCTGTTGCTGGCTCTGAGGCTCTCAACAAGGCTGAAGATTTAAAAAAGATGCTGGCACGTGCAAAAGAAGCAAATGACATGGTTGTGTAGTGGTTCCTTTATGTGTTTGACTGTTTGAAGAAATTCTCAAGTTTAGAAGTGATGGAAAATATAATACACACAGTTTCTCTCTCTGCAGCAAGCTGGGGAAGTTTATGGGGAGAAGTCAATTTTGGCAACTGAAGCACGGGAACTTCAGTCACGGTTGCTCCATATGTCTGAAGAAAGAGATAAGCACCTCTCCTTAATTGATGAGGTAAGTTTGTATTGATATGTTCAATATCTTAGTAATACAACTATACAAGGCTTGTGCAATGCACTTTGTTATCTTTGAAACATTTAGAGGCTGCATTTTGTGTACAGAAATtggaaaaagttgttgatagCAAGCTCTTTTCCTAACCCCATGTAAATTGAGATTATTTATTATCAATTATTGATTTTCATGCCCTAGtcactttttcctctttctgttTGGCCTTGTGCTCCAAGCAAATATTAGAAGTGGTTTCTTATATCGTGTTATGACATGAAGATCAATAGTAAATTCATGGTCCTTCTAACATTTACATCCATCATTCATTTGGATATTTGCAATAGTATGATGTTTGGCAACAATCCTGAGGCTTATTTTGGACCAAATTTCTTAGAGGTACTATCTTTACTGAAGCTTCATATAAATTGGTTATGCAATGGTTTATgttttgtttggatagaaacaGTTTGCATTGTTGCCCCTTCCTTTGGTACTTTGTTATGCTATGCTTACTGTTTTCTCTAATGCTCGGTTAGATCTAGCTTTGGTTACAATACGTACAAATACAATAGGGTGTTTCCAGTTTCTTTTAAGGCCATGCCTGATTGCTTAAACTGGTAAACTACACATATCTGACACACTCCCTTTGGCAGGTAAGCAGGGATCTGCAAGCCAGAATAGCTGCGGTAGATGAGGCAAAAGCAGAAGCAGAGCAAGAAAAGCTAAGGAAGGAAGAATGTGCGAGTAACGCTCTTGCTGAACAGGAGCTTATCATGGAGAAAGTGGTGGCAGAGTCGAAGCAACTTAAAGAACAAGCAGAGAAGAACTCTAAGGTCAGTTAAATTTAGTGAAAATGAGATGTGGTTTGTTGGTGGATAATGCTACAGTTGgattttatgtttaattttgtATCTCAATCTTTTTCATGTTATTGCAGTTGCGTGAATTCCTAATTGATCGTGGGCGTATTGTTGATATGTTGCAGTAAGCAATTATTTCTTTAAGGCAACAATTTTCGTTTCCAAGCAATTATTTGTGTTGTATCATCAAAGATACTAATGTGATTATATTCCATTTGCCAGAGGAGAACTTTCGGTAGTCTGTGAGGATGTTAAATTGCTGAAAGAAAGATCAGATAAAGGCCTAAGTCTTAGCAGCTCAAGTTTCCTTGCATCAAAATTGGGTGCCGACACAGGTTATGTATTGTCATCTTTGAGTATGTCTATCAAGAGCCAGACTTCAAGTTCTGAAGGTAGAGGGGCAAGCTTGAACTGCTCTCTGGCAGGGTCAGTGACAAAAGAAACGGCAGATCCACTCTCTGCAACTGTTGAGCAATGTGAGGAAACGAAGTTGAAGATATCTTGTGAAGAGATGGTAGGCCGAGAAGAGGATTGGGATGAACCGTGGGAGCTTCTAAAAGGCGCTTGTCATTTGCAGGCTGAAATGGTACAACAGCAGTGAAAGTAGTTGACGAGTGAAATGTtggctttcattttctttttgacgGCTTTTTGCCCCTGTTTTGCACATATGGAAAATAATCAACAATATCACATTTTTGGGTGTAAACTGCATCAGCTTTAGTATGTGCGTCCTGTCAATAGCCTGTTCTCAGGAACTTTTCCGTACTGTGTTGCATACATAGAAGAATAAACAAGGAACAGTTTTGAAAGCTGCTTTCGTATATATCTGAGATGGTCACTTCCTCCTATTAATATCTTGTAAACAAATATTGTAAAGCTTTAGTGTCTGGGCTCAGGTTGCATCCAAAACATCTTGTAAACAGAATAATATCATAATTTCTTGTTTGCCTCAAATGGATGTTCAGCTTTTCATGCTTTAGTGAGACTTCTCTGACACTCGCATTGAACCGTGTCCGAAAGAGCACTAGCTTGTGATGTGCTAAACGTTGTTTGACTAAGCTTATTTTCGGAGCCATGCATTGATATCTTGTTATTAAGTTACTTCAAGGCAAAGATCATTCTTTAAGGCCAGATGCGTGTGAAAGACTCTTAGCCTCTTCTTCATCAACGCATGAACATGAGTTCACCATAGATTGAGAGTCGGGGTCTAACCCATGGTCCTGTCAATACAATGTCAGACCCGGTTTAATGCCGCCTGATTTCACGCCCTAAAAATAACTTTCTAGGCATGGACGATGATGATTGGtgcattatttttatttttatttttttttgaatcgaGGGTGAGCTCCAATGACTAAGCCCTATAAAGCCAACACCTGGGAAGTGCGAGTGTCAGAGAAATGTTGATTTAAGATTTTCAACTTGACACCCTTTATATGGCCTTACGTTTGCTCGCCATCTATGGTGTTCAGTTGGGGAAGGAACTTGAACAGGATTAGTTGGTGTATTGTCAAGTGAAATCCTTTTAACGAATACATTTGAAGCTAATCCACCTAAGCAACATTTTAGATGAATATGGACGTACAAAAGGAATATGAAGGGTTCACGAGTAAACTATACTACTGGAAGAGTCAGTAAGAAAAGGGAACCTTGTAATAATTTGCAAAATCACTAATATTTAGCCAAACAAATCTATAAAGTTTATACTTATATGACTGCAGATGTCATCGGTTGAAAGGTTATAAGTGTTTTCTTAatagaaagaaagggaaaaaagaaatcgATGACCACTGGCCAGACAGTCTATTTTAACTAACTGAGTCTGATCCATAATTCTTGACAAAGAGGAATGTTTTAGATCGAGGGAAGTCGGTTCTCGAAcgtctcctttcttctttcttttgtgcaAGGGGCAGATCTGACATCTCTCTTTGTTCCGCTTCTCAGTATATAAGTTGAAATGTACCGCTTATATTAGGCTAGATTTTAGGCCATCGAGAAACAACACAGCAGCCATTCTATGTTGATCTTAAAGTATTCGACCGAGGCATGCATTAGAACAAAAGCTTCGACTATTGCAACACAAAAGACAAGCCCAAAAAATTTTCGAGAATGATCTTTGAACCAGTAAAGTCATACTTGATACAAAATTGTTAGATTTCGTATTTCCGATGTACAAAATAAATTTACAGAGCCCCAACTTTAGTCGTTCAACTTCacataggaaaagagaaaaaggaaggcaCACCATGTTACAGGGGTCCCTCTCTGCCTTTCTCCTTAAGCAGAAACAGAAAGGCGGGGGGTACTACTCCTCTCCTATGCCTCCTGCCTCTCGACAGACTCCAATTATTAGGAGCACCTGCtcaaagagagacagagaggaagaAGGCCTCTTAATCGTTCCAAGAAACAAGGATAAGGGTGCACCTCCAGACGATGTAGAATCTGGATTTCATCTCCCTCACCTGCCTCAAGCATCGTCCCAGGGCGTCGCTCTGCTGCTTGGGGATTTTTGACTTGTATGAACGTGAAGACATACTGCTACCCATCCTCTCGGACAGTGAAAAGAAgaaccaagaagaagaagatgatgagagaaagatgaaggcAAGATTTGATGGGGAGAAGAAATGTGTGGAATTGCTTGGCTTGCCCCCTTTGCCCACTCGTGCATCTGTATATATAGAAGCAATGGAGGATGGGCGATGGGGATTGCGGCAGTGATTTAGGTGCTGCTGGGTGGGGCAAGGATGCCCACAGGTGATGAGCTACGTGACAAGGATTGGCCGCTGATTGTCGGCCCTACTGTGGCTGCTCCTCCCCCTACAGACGGCGACACCATTAATTCTGATGATGGAGACCATGCATTACCAGAATGCATGGCCAAAATTTCAGTGCACTTCAAGAATCTGAGTAAGCAGATGAAATAATCTGCCGACCATCCTCTGCACTGAAAATGGTTACCGGGGAACCCGCTTCTCTTTTTTACGATTCACTTTCTCTGTCAATTTCCACCTCAATCTGCACCACTTCCCCGAACACTTTCACTTACTGTAATCTTTCAATACTTTCCGCTTTTGCTTTATCACAGGGCTTCTTCTGTCCCTCTCATTAGAGAATTAAAATCAAAGTTTACTTTTCTAGCAGATTAGGCCCTCTCATTAGAGAATTAAAATCAAAGTTTACTTTTCTAGCAGATTAGGCCAACTAAGAATCTTGGTTTTCAGCGCCACTTCCTGGTTCACTAGAAAAATgacgagaaagaaagagataattTTTTCAGCAGAAAAATTTGAGCTAGGCCCACGTGAAGAACAGCTCTTCATGTCTCACCAAAGAGATGCAGAGAGCAGGTGGTGAGTGTGACCCATGATTGGGAAGAAAAGAACCTGTTGGCCTTCCAACGTTGGGTGGTGTCCCCTTGACCATTGAATCAGGCTGTTGTGTGAGAGGACCACAGACACCATCCCATCGCCCTTTTGGCTCGGTTCATGTTCTTAGCCATCCAGAAGAAGCCAAACAGAAGGATTTTCAGAGGGAACATATCAGTGGGATCCATTTTCTCCGTCTTTAACCACCTTCTTGACCGATGTGATGTGTGAAACCTCGATAAGGATGAAACCTTTCACAGCTCTCAATCATGGAGTCAAAGGTAAAATCAAAATCCAGTATCAGTATTGATTCGAATTCCACTAAATTTATCATGTGTGGTTCATAAAGACATCCGACTGATTGAAAAGATCAttagtttttgtcattttgtgtGAGTTTTAGACATCAATATGTGCCTTGATGCCTTCAAATTGAGTCTCTGTTGTCTCTTCTCATCCGTGTGTGAGGGATAAATAGAATGGTTCACAATAAACAGCGTGCTTGAATGTACGCAATGCCGACATGCATGTTTCTATGTTCAAGAAACTTGGCGGTTTCCTTCATTATCAGAGGGAGAGTAGGTGTGTATCGAATAGAGAAAGTTGGGTGCGCAAGGCGCACGGTACGCCGCAAGGGAGCGTtgggtattttggtaattttttaaaatgtcttttatagttttttttttattttttttagattttatttttgtttgtaccaaaaaaaataatgtgaaTTAAtagtattttaatcattaactaTATTGGTGCATGAAAATTCATGTACATGGTATTTTTCTTTAAGTTaacctattttttttcttcacacacacatatatatatatatatatatataatcatctATGTCCATTTCAAGCAAATCAATGATATTAATTGACGAAAATATCtatcaattttttctcttaatatTATGATAGATTAGACAGTCATGATTAAATGATTGGATGAGTTTTGCAAAAAACTGAGGTcaccatattatatatatatatatatatatataaaatgaaagtatctatcaattttttctcttaacaTTCATTATGATCTTATGATAGATTAGACAGTCATGATTAAATGATTGGATGAGTTTTGCAAAAAACTGAGGtcaccattttatatatatatatatatatattacattagcctttatttgtttctctttcatAAAAGTAAACTATTGCTTTAAAAGAATAGGCAGATAAATACACTGTCTTGGGTTTCTGAAATATCTCAAGATTATGTAATTATTATTAGTCACCCAATCAATTCCATTGATTgttcacaatatatatatatatatatataaacaaaatctcatatataaaattatattttttcaaaatcaaattaaatatgATTAGCATTCAAAAAGAATAACTTTCAATGTAATGCCATGTAAGCTATCAAACTAATTGATTATATAATGTACAACTACTTTAGACAATCATCGTGTAAATTGTTCGTGACTCATTACAAGTCaacacaatcaccaaacaaaaagaaaaaaaaaggaaaacaaggcaAAAGAAACTGTTCATATTATGGTGATGAAATAAGGACACATAGTAGTGATCTTAATCTGATCGGTCGACTCTCTGTATGAGGCCCACAGGAACCCGCAGCATAACCGCCAAAAATATGTTTCCCACCATTCCGACACCCACCCGCCCCTTTGTCAGGGAaatcatttttctgaaaatgcgtgttctttcccctttcctttttcagattccaaaccaacattttttttatggattagctgctgttttttctttcctctcaaatttttttgtcttgatcttccttctcctcctttttaGTTCAATATTTCAGCTGATTCTATGGTTTCCATCCACTTGTCTTgatcttccttctcctccttttaGTTCAATACTTCAGCTGATTCTATGGTTCTCATCcacttcttccttttctgcCTTTCAATGGTTTGAAATTCGGTTCATTTGATGCTTATAATTCGTATTGACATTGATAGGAATTATATAACAAgtctcctcttttttttcctaaacGCATAGGGTTTTGGTTTATTAGACTATACTGTTTTGTCCATGAAACGAATGAGTTTTCTCCTTGTCCGCATTAAATAAAGGCATTGTGTTTGAACACGGGGTGGACACATGGGTGGTTTTTCCGCTCCATCCCTTTCAAGACAATCAAgtggtgtttgatagcctcatatTTTAAATCGGGCATATCTAAAAATTCATGATAGATTAGACCCACTTTTTAAACAAACCCGAGATCTTAATAagatggatctgagatccatttTGCATGTAAAAAGAACTGGACAAATTCGCAGCCAACAAACACATCCTTAATCTTGTGCGAGGTCATCAATGTCCAAACAAGATGCCACATGTTATGGGATCTCGTAGGGTTGCAAATGAGTTGAATCCAGAACACCCACGTATCTAAGGGATCATTGGGCACGATGACAGCCAGGGATCCGCTTGTTCCTCCTCACCAATCATGGCTCATTTCATTGAGCTTGCAATCAATTCTAGGGTTCCTATAACGACAATATTTTATGAGAATGACAACAAGGCAGGATAAGAAGGAAGTAAAGGCATGATAGGACCCCACCTGCAATCTCTGCAAGGTTTAAACCCGGGCCTGATcgaaaaataagaaaggaaaggaacacATACATGAACAAATGGTAGTTTGTAGAGACTGACCATGGGTGTCGGCGCCTTGTCCCCGCAAAGTACAAAATtcggcccaaaaaaaaaacatcacatCAAACTAACCAATCATGCGAGACCACGTGGGTCTCCAGATGGctagatatagagagagaagtCCCTAACGCCATTAGTCTTGCAGACATGCAGCCATGAAGAGCACCTCAAACAGTAGCATGTGAAAGAATCCTTGGCCATTCGTTTTCAGAATCCTTCCTCAAAAAATCGGATGGCTATAATGAATCTATAGGAGTAGGACCATCTCGtgattgttttttcttttgatttctttttctcacaGGTTGTTTTCCAACTTCAGCCTCTTTGGACGTTTAGATCCACCCGTTCTTCATCAACCACCCACCCGACAAAGCAGTTTAATATGCAACGTATCATAAATGAGTGTTTGTTCAGAGAACTAACCAGTGATTACATACAGTAGTAAAGCTGTCTTTCTATTATTGGTTATTGAGGGTCGAGGGTACATGAGACATGGCTGTGTTCCATAGGAGGAGAGGACGAGCTCAGTACTTGACAAAGTGTTCGGACTGCTTCCACAAATATATGATGTAAATGAGAAGCTGGAGGACAGGGATGGATCTGATACGTATTGGAACATGTCCGACAACCACGCCGAGTAAATTCCATCGATGTTTTGTCGATGGTAACAGGCTGAATCATGATAAATTTACATGTCTAAGAGGAGCAGAGTTagcaatttttcattaataatggggaactatagttttaaaattttgatggggACTTTTGATATTTTTGCAACTTTTTGTATATAGGTTAaataaaattctcaaaattacgtgtagattttttttttttttttaattatttgagGTGAGGGCCAGGGGGGCGTGCTTTGGCCCCTGCGAGCACCACCCCTGTGCCCAAGGCAAAGTGAAATCCAAGCAAAGATCTCTCAAAATTGTCAGGTCATACTCTTGTTACCTGTGAACGAGGAACGATGATCTGTGGCCAGTCAACTACAATAGACGACTGAACTTGAGTTTATGACATGAGAAAACCGCCCGTGAACTGAGAGACTTTGTTGGTCGCGAGACAGCATAAAACCCAGAGGCTAGTACCCCCATGGCAATGCTTGTCTGCTTTGGCATGTATAGAATGTTGATGCCCACAGTGATTGGACAGACAACTGGTCTCAAACCAGCTGCACCAAAATCCTTGGGCCAACAAAACCTGATTCTTGTCCTTTTAATTCCTATATAAGATACCAATCCATGCTCGCATGCTCACGCACTATTACTACTACGTTCTTGAGGTTTTTCTTTCTGCCCATGAAACTACGGTATTGATGTCCACACCTTGGAACATTTACGTGGGCACTTAAAGGTACAGATTAAAATCTCATAGGCACATAAAAGATGGTTCTCTTGATTTTCTC containing:
- the LOC116264688 gene encoding kinesin-like protein KIN-12F → MSLATVCQTLKELFPQVDDRLLKATAFEHGDDVESAVDFIVNEVLPYIAPDTDAADSQGSSTISTGLSSLGLSFSSSEDQSSKLRLESLEDFPNLATGATSTHNPTDVSNGLSLHTGFVAFEHCAENDAASECVKASTLGEETKPDSVQNVEGVFHEERFGPSESPMFNSSSRVLKNEESCEQSDNPDGMTDDWMPIRETDAAGHVNEILNIDFLEDLINEAKKNKAILLKALESVALLMKEVDIREKEAEDAKEAASVAGSEALNKAEDLKKMLARAKEANDMQAGEVYGEKSILATEARELQSRLLHMSEERDKHLSLIDEVSRDLQARIAAVDEAKAEAEQEKLRKEECASNALAEQELIMEKVVAESKQLKEQAEKNSKLREFLIDRGRIVDMLQGELSVVCEDVKLLKERSDKGLSLSSSSFLASKLGADTGYVLSSLSMSIKSQTSSSEGRGASLNCSLAGSVTKETADPLSATVEQCEETKLKISCEEMVGREEDWDEPWELLKGACHLQAEMVQQQ